One genomic window of Pseudomonas chlororaphis subsp. piscium includes the following:
- a CDS encoding iron-containing alcohol dehydrogenase, giving the protein MSLSSFKIAHKLLTGSAAIEQLSTELSRLDVDNPLIVTDAALVKSGTVELALAQLGGRDYEIFDRVLPDPEIAIVEDCMQVYREGGHDGLIGLGGGSAIDIAKSVAAYAGYHGALEDLFGIDQVPRKGPPLIAIPTTAGTGSEVTNVAILSDKVAQLKKGIVSDYLLPDVALVSPQMTLTCPRSVTAASGVDALVHAIESYLSLNASPITDSLAIGAIKLIAQALPKAYANPAHLQAREDMATASLMAGMAFGNAGVGAVHALAYPLGGRFNIGHGVSNALLLPYVMTWNKMACVERMQDIAEAMGVNTAHLSAAEAADKAVEAMTQLCAAVEIPSGLRSFGVPEEAIPSMAVEAAGIERLMRNNPRRLSPGDIEKIYRAAY; this is encoded by the coding sequence ATGAGTCTTTCCTCTTTCAAAATCGCCCATAAACTGCTCACCGGTTCTGCCGCCATCGAGCAACTGTCCACCGAGCTGAGCCGCCTGGATGTCGATAACCCGCTGATCGTCACCGATGCCGCGCTGGTCAAGTCCGGCACCGTGGAGCTGGCGCTGGCGCAACTGGGCGGGCGTGACTACGAGATTTTCGATCGGGTGCTGCCCGACCCGGAAATCGCCATCGTCGAAGACTGCATGCAGGTTTACCGCGAAGGCGGGCACGACGGGCTGATCGGCTTGGGCGGCGGCAGTGCCATCGATATCGCCAAAAGTGTCGCGGCCTACGCCGGTTACCACGGCGCGCTGGAAGACCTGTTCGGTATCGACCAGGTGCCACGCAAGGGTCCACCGCTGATCGCCATCCCCACCACGGCCGGCACCGGCTCCGAGGTCACCAATGTGGCGATTCTCTCGGACAAGGTCGCGCAGCTGAAAAAGGGCATTGTCAGCGACTATCTGTTGCCGGATGTGGCGCTGGTCAGCCCGCAGATGACCTTGACCTGCCCGCGCAGTGTCACCGCCGCCAGCGGTGTCGATGCCCTGGTGCACGCCATCGAGTCCTATCTGTCGCTCAACGCCTCGCCCATCACTGACTCCCTGGCCATTGGCGCCATCAAGCTGATCGCCCAGGCGCTGCCCAAGGCCTACGCCAATCCTGCCCATCTGCAGGCCCGCGAAGACATGGCCACCGCCAGCCTGATGGCCGGCATGGCCTTCGGCAACGCCGGGGTTGGCGCGGTGCATGCCCTGGCCTATCCGCTGGGCGGGCGTTTCAACATCGGCCATGGCGTCAGCAATGCCTTGCTGCTGCCGTACGTCATGACCTGGAACAAGATGGCCTGTGTCGAGCGCATGCAGGATATCGCCGAGGCTATGGGGGTGAATACCGCTCATTTGAGCGCGGCCGAGGCTGCCGACAAGGCCGTCGAGGCCATGACCCAGCTCTGCGCCGCGGTGGAGATTCCATCGGGGCTGCGCAGCTTCGGGGTGCCGGAGGAGGCCATTCCGTCCATGGCGGTGGAGGCCGCGGGGATCGAGCGCCTGATGCGCAATAACCCGCGCAGGTTGAGCCCAGGCGATATAGAGAAGATCTATCGCGCGGCTTACTGA
- a CDS encoding ABC transporter permease has translation MLSPYMSPVERVWFYSLRILCGLILLFLILPVLVIIPLSFNSGSFLVYPLQGFSLQWYHDFFGSAEWMRALKNSIIVAPAATVLAMVFGTLAAIGLTRGDFPGKALVMALVISPMVVPVVIIGVASYLFFAPLGMGNSFVSLIIVHSVLGVPFVIITVSATLQGFNQNLVRAAASLGASPLTAFRRVTLPLIAPGVISGALFAFATSFDEVVVTLFLAGPEQATLPRQMFSGIRENLSPTIAAAATLLIVFSVILLLTLEWLRGRSEKLRTAPV, from the coding sequence ATGCTGAGCCCTTACATGTCGCCCGTCGAGCGGGTCTGGTTCTACAGCTTGCGGATTCTCTGCGGCTTGATCCTGTTGTTCCTGATCCTGCCGGTGCTGGTGATCATTCCGCTGTCGTTCAACTCGGGCAGCTTCCTGGTGTACCCGCTGCAAGGCTTCTCGCTGCAGTGGTATCACGACTTCTTCGGCTCGGCGGAATGGATGCGCGCCCTGAAGAACAGCATCATCGTCGCCCCAGCGGCCACGGTGCTGGCGATGGTCTTCGGCACGCTGGCGGCCATCGGCCTGACCCGCGGCGACTTCCCCGGCAAGGCGCTGGTGATGGCGCTGGTGATTTCGCCGATGGTGGTGCCAGTGGTGATCATCGGCGTGGCCAGCTACCTGTTCTTCGCGCCCTTGGGCATGGGTAACAGCTTCGTCTCGCTGATCATCGTTCACTCCGTATTGGGCGTGCCTTTCGTGATCATCACGGTCTCGGCCACCTTGCAGGGCTTCAACCAGAACCTGGTGCGGGCCGCGGCCAGCCTCGGCGCTTCGCCGCTGACGGCGTTTCGCCGGGTGACCCTGCCGTTGATCGCGCCGGGGGTGATCAGCGGCGCGCTGTTCGCCTTCGCCACCTCGTTCGATGAAGTGGTGGTCACGCTGTTCCTTGCCGGCCCCGAGCAGGCCACCTTGCCTCGGCAGATGTTCAGCGGCATCCGCGAAAACCTCAGCCCGACCATCGCCGCCGCGGCGACGCTGCTGATCGTCTTCTCGGTGATTCTGCTGCTGACCCTGGAATGGCTACGCGGCCGCAGCGAAAAACTGCGGACTGCCCCGGTCTGA
- a CDS encoding ABC transporter permease, whose translation MAISVPLNEVTSPSLKQRLARAERVNRWKAQALIAPLVLFLLLVFLVPIAALLYKSVGNPEVVEGMPRTVVAVAGWDGRGLPAEPVYKALSEDLAEARKHQTLGDLSKRLNMELAGYRSLLTKTARALPFKEEPASYKEALEAIDERWGDPAYWQAVRRNTSSLTPFYLLAAVDHRIDDLGEIAPATPDQAIYLDIFARTFWMGLVITGICLVLAYPLAYLLANLPARQSNLLMILVLLPFWTSILVRVAAWIVLLQSGGLINSALMAMGVIDKPLELVFNRTGVYISMVHILLPFMILPIYSVMKGISPTYMRAAISLGCHPFASFWRVYFPQTYAGVGAGCLLVFILAIGYYITPALLGSPNDQMVSYFVAFYTNTSINWGMATALGGLLLLATIVLYLIYSWLVGASRLRLS comes from the coding sequence ATGGCCATTAGCGTTCCCCTGAACGAGGTCACCAGCCCCAGCCTCAAGCAGCGCCTGGCGCGTGCCGAGCGGGTCAACCGCTGGAAGGCACAAGCCTTGATCGCGCCTCTGGTGCTGTTCCTGCTGCTGGTGTTTCTCGTGCCTATCGCAGCGCTGCTGTACAAGAGCGTCGGCAACCCGGAAGTGGTCGAAGGCATGCCGCGCACCGTGGTCGCCGTGGCCGGTTGGGACGGACGCGGCCTGCCGGCCGAGCCGGTGTACAAGGCACTGAGCGAAGACCTGGCCGAAGCGCGCAAGCATCAAACCCTGGGCGACCTGTCCAAGCGACTGAATATGGAGTTGGCCGGCTATCGCAGCCTGCTGACCAAAACCGCTCGTGCCCTGCCGTTCAAGGAGGAGCCGGCTTCCTATAAGGAAGCGCTGGAAGCCATCGACGAGCGCTGGGGCGATCCGGCCTACTGGCAGGCGGTACGCCGCAACACCAGCAGCCTGACCCCGTTCTACCTGCTGGCCGCCGTCGACCATCGGATCGACGACCTGGGGGAGATCGCCCCGGCGACCCCTGACCAGGCCATCTACCTGGATATCTTCGCCCGGACCTTCTGGATGGGCCTGGTGATTACCGGTATCTGCCTGGTGCTGGCTTACCCGCTGGCGTACCTGCTGGCCAACCTGCCGGCGCGCCAGAGCAACCTGCTGATGATTCTGGTGCTGCTGCCGTTCTGGACGTCGATCCTGGTACGTGTGGCGGCGTGGATCGTGCTGCTGCAATCGGGCGGCCTGATCAACAGCGCGCTGATGGCCATGGGGGTGATCGACAAGCCGCTGGAGCTGGTGTTCAACCGCACCGGGGTCTACATCTCCATGGTGCACATCCTGCTGCCGTTCATGATCCTGCCGATCTACAGCGTGATGAAGGGCATCTCGCCGACCTATATGCGCGCGGCGATTTCCCTCGGCTGCCACCCGTTCGCCAGTTTCTGGCGGGTGTATTTCCCGCAGACCTACGCCGGCGTCGGCGCCGGTTGCCTGCTGGTGTTCATCCTGGCCATCGGCTACTACATCACCCCGGCGCTGCTGGGCAGCCCGAACGATCAGATGGTCAGCTACTTCGTCGCCTTCTACACCAACACCAGCATCAACTGGGGCATGGCGACCGCGCTGGGCGGCCTGCTGCTGTTGGCGACCATCGTGCTGTATCTGATTTACAGCTGGCTGGTGGGCGCCAGTCGCCTGCGCCTGAGCTAA
- a CDS encoding ABC transporter substrate-binding protein → MLRSLKFTALTLGLMGAAHAMAAGPDLTVVSFGGANKAAQVKAFYAPWEAAGNGKIVAGEYNGEMAKVKAMVDTKSVSWDLVEVESPELSRGCDEDMFEQLDPELFGKTEDYVKGAIQPCGVGFFVWSTVLAYNADKLKTAPTSWADFWDTKKFPGKRGLRKGAKYTLEFALMADGVAPKDVYKVLAGKDGQDRAFKKLDELKPSIQWWEAGAQPPQYLASGDVVMSSAYNGRIAAVQKESNLKVVWNGGIYDFDAWAIPKGLDKTRAEAAKKFIAFSVQPQQQKTYSENIAYGPANTQAVPLLAKDILKDMPTTPENIANQVQIDVSFWADNGEQLEQRFNSWAAK, encoded by the coding sequence ATGTTGAGATCCCTGAAATTCACCGCTTTGACATTGGGCCTGATGGGCGCGGCGCACGCGATGGCGGCGGGCCCGGACCTGACCGTGGTGTCCTTTGGCGGGGCGAACAAGGCGGCTCAGGTCAAAGCCTTCTATGCCCCCTGGGAGGCGGCAGGCAACGGCAAGATAGTCGCTGGCGAATACAACGGTGAGATGGCCAAGGTCAAAGCCATGGTCGACACCAAGAGCGTGTCCTGGGACCTGGTGGAGGTTGAGTCGCCGGAGCTGTCCCGCGGTTGCGACGAAGACATGTTCGAGCAGCTCGATCCCGAGCTGTTCGGCAAGACCGAAGATTACGTCAAGGGGGCGATCCAGCCTTGCGGCGTGGGTTTCTTCGTCTGGTCGACCGTCCTGGCCTATAACGCCGACAAGCTGAAGACCGCGCCGACCAGCTGGGCGGATTTCTGGGATACCAAGAAATTCCCGGGCAAGCGCGGCCTGCGCAAGGGGGCCAAGTACACCTTGGAATTTGCCCTGATGGCCGACGGCGTGGCGCCCAAGGATGTGTACAAGGTACTGGCCGGCAAGGACGGTCAGGATCGTGCCTTCAAGAAGCTCGATGAGCTCAAGCCAAGCATTCAGTGGTGGGAAGCCGGCGCCCAGCCGCCGCAGTACCTGGCTTCCGGTGACGTGGTCATGAGCTCGGCCTACAACGGCCGGATCGCCGCGGTACAGAAGGAAAGCAACCTGAAGGTTGTGTGGAACGGCGGTATCTACGACTTCGACGCCTGGGCTATTCCGAAGGGCCTGGACAAGACCCGCGCCGAAGCGGCGAAGAAATTCATCGCGTTCTCGGTGCAGCCGCAGCAGCAGAAGACCTACTCGGAAAACATCGCCTACGGTCCGGCCAACACCCAGGCAGTCCCGCTGCTGGCCAAGGACATCCTGAAAGATATGCCGACCACCCCGGAAAACATCGCCAACCAGGTGCAGATCGACGTCAGCTTCTGGGCTGACAACGGCGAGCAGCTGGAGCAGCGTTTCAATTCGTGGGCGGCCAAGTAA
- a CDS encoding ABC transporter ATP-binding protein → MSEVDSSAGASDVLVSFRGVQKSYDGENLIVKDLNLEIRKGEFLTLLGPSGSGKTTSLMMLAGFETPTAGEIQLAGRAINNVPPHKRDIGMVFQNYALFPHMTVAENLAFPLSVRGLSKTDISERVKRVLSMVQLESFAQRYPAQLSGGQQQRVALARALVFEPQLVLMDEPLGALDKQLREHMQMEIKHLHQRLGVTVVYVTHDQGEALTMSDRVAVFHQGEIQQIAPPRTLYEEPKNTFVANFIGENNRLNGRLHSHSGDRCVVELGRGEKVEALAVNVGKTGEPVTLSIRPERVSLNGSSESCVNRFSGRVAEFIYLGDHVRVRLEVCGKTDFFVKQPIAELDPALAVGDVVPLGWQVEHVRALDPLLEAH, encoded by the coding sequence ATGAGCGAGGTCGATTCAAGCGCTGGGGCGAGTGATGTACTGGTCAGTTTCCGTGGTGTGCAAAAGAGCTACGACGGCGAAAACCTGATCGTCAAAGACCTCAACCTGGAAATTCGCAAAGGCGAGTTCCTTACCCTGCTCGGGCCATCCGGCTCCGGCAAGACCACCAGCCTGATGATGCTGGCCGGCTTCGAAACCCCGACCGCCGGGGAAATCCAGCTGGCCGGGCGGGCGATCAACAACGTGCCGCCGCACAAACGCGATATCGGCATGGTGTTCCAGAACTATGCGTTGTTCCCGCACATGACCGTGGCCGAGAACCTGGCGTTCCCGCTGTCGGTGCGTGGCCTGAGCAAGACCGACATCAGCGAGCGGGTCAAACGCGTGCTGAGCATGGTCCAGCTCGAGTCCTTCGCCCAGCGTTATCCGGCGCAACTGTCCGGTGGTCAGCAGCAGCGGGTGGCCCTGGCCCGGGCGCTGGTGTTCGAGCCGCAGCTGGTGCTGATGGACGAACCCCTCGGCGCACTGGACAAACAGCTGCGCGAACACATGCAGATGGAAATCAAGCACCTGCACCAGCGCCTCGGCGTCACCGTGGTCTATGTGACCCACGACCAGGGCGAAGCCCTGACCATGTCCGACCGGGTGGCGGTGTTCCACCAGGGCGAAATCCAGCAGATTGCCCCGCCACGGACCCTTTACGAAGAGCCGAAGAACACCTTCGTCGCCAACTTCATCGGCGAGAACAACCGTCTCAACGGCCGCCTGCACAGCCACAGCGGCGACCGCTGCGTGGTCGAGCTGGGGCGTGGCGAGAAGGTCGAGGCGCTGGCGGTCAACGTCGGCAAGACCGGCGAGCCGGTGACCCTGTCGATTCGTCCGGAACGCGTGAGCCTCAATGGCTCCAGCGAAAGCTGTGTCAACCGCTTCTCAGGGAGGGTGGCGGAATTCATCTATCTGGGCGACCACGTCCGGGTTCGCCTGGAAGTCTGTGGCAAGACCGACTTCTTCGTGAAACAGCCGATTGCCGAGCTCGATCCTGCGCTGGCGGTGGGCGATGTGGTTCCGCTTGGCTGGCAGGTCGAGCACGTTCGCGCGCTCGATCCACTTCTAGAGGCGCATTGA
- a CDS encoding response regulator: protein MIRVLVAEDHTIVREGIKQLIGLAKDLTVAGEASNGEQLLETLRHVPCEVVLLDISMPGVNGLEAIPRIRALNNPPAILVLSMHDEAQMAARALKVGAAGYATKDSDPALLLTAIRKVAAGGRYIDPELADRMVFEVGLTDTRPLHSLLSEREFSVFERLAQGANVNDIAQQLALSSKTISTHKARLMQKLNITSLAELVKYAMEHKLL from the coding sequence GTGATCCGTGTACTGGTAGCCGAAGACCACACCATCGTTCGTGAAGGCATCAAGCAGTTGATTGGCCTGGCCAAGGACCTGACGGTGGCGGGGGAGGCGAGCAATGGCGAGCAGTTGCTGGAAACCCTGCGCCACGTGCCTTGCGAGGTGGTGCTGCTGGATATTTCCATGCCTGGCGTCAACGGCCTGGAGGCGATCCCACGGATCCGCGCGTTGAACAATCCGCCGGCGATCCTGGTGCTGTCGATGCATGACGAAGCACAGATGGCGGCCCGGGCGCTGAAGGTGGGGGCGGCCGGTTATGCCACCAAGGACAGCGACCCGGCGCTGCTGCTGACGGCGATCCGCAAGGTGGCGGCGGGCGGGCGTTATATCGATCCGGAACTGGCCGACCGGATGGTCTTCGAAGTCGGTCTGACGGATACCCGGCCCCTGCATTCCCTGCTTTCGGAGCGTGAGTTTTCCGTGTTCGAGCGGCTGGCCCAGGGCGCCAACGTCAACGATATCGCCCAGCAGCTGGCCTTGAGCAGCAAGACCATCAGCACCCACAAGGCGCGGCTGATGCAGAAACTCAACATCACTTCCCTGGCCGAGCTGGTGAAGTACGCGATGGAACACAAGCTGCTTTGA
- a CDS encoding PAS domain-containing sensor histidine kinase, which translates to MMRFRCLLVIGCICLPLMAWAVPAPHIAQAQWNPVQQQWLEQHRELRVGVVLQAPYAQYDRRLQRLSGANIELMQWLAQAMKVELSWRNFADQAQLEAAVRAGEVDMAPGLSQTPAGLRLWQFSDPYMRVPQLVVGEQKGAGAVELEKLDSQTRVAVRMPSAVADYLRATYSNLNLQGVPLERQALQLLLSQQARYAVIDEAQLSRLSAEPEFADLAVVGDIGLPQLLRVATRRDWPELADIVQRALHGIAAKDLEQLHNRWLQPKYPRLSESRGFWQNLSLLLAVLLLASIAIVVWQRRQQQALEQRLLTTREDLARREASEEALRLTQFSIDQSTVGILWVNWDSHVRYANRAAESMLGYTSGAVVDRPLIDFEPNLNMDRWLGLWKRARASEEALPSFETQCVRADGSILPADVSLSFLRFRDGEYLVVYLNDVTERRRALAALQESEARLQGIAANVPGLVFRLERAPVTGQIDFAYISEGSESLVGYSPATLSHRDIGLRSLVHPEDRASYHQTQDHALDTDSDWSWQGRILTRQGEQRWAEIKAITRQLEDGAYVWDGIVWDISESKRIELELASSREQLRELSAHLESVREEEKARIAREVHDELGQMLTVLKLETSMCELAYAQLDPGLHERLNSMKRLIAQLFQLVRDVATALRPPILDAGIASAIEWQARRFEARTQIPCLVQVPDNLPVLSDAKAIGLFRILQEALTNVMRHAQAHTVELTLSLERNQLCMTISDDGQGFVVEAGRPTSFGLVGMRERVLIMGGSLTLDSQLGEGTTLSVTVPLDL; encoded by the coding sequence ATGATGCGTTTTCGCTGCCTGCTGGTTATCGGCTGTATCTGCCTTCCCTTGATGGCCTGGGCGGTGCCTGCGCCGCATATCGCCCAGGCGCAGTGGAACCCTGTGCAGCAGCAGTGGCTGGAGCAGCACCGGGAACTGCGGGTCGGCGTGGTGCTCCAGGCTCCCTACGCCCAGTACGACCGGCGGCTGCAACGCTTGTCCGGCGCCAATATCGAATTGATGCAGTGGCTGGCCCAGGCGATGAAGGTCGAGTTGAGCTGGCGCAACTTTGCCGATCAGGCACAGCTGGAAGCGGCGGTACGCGCCGGTGAAGTCGATATGGCCCCGGGCCTGAGCCAGACCCCGGCCGGACTGCGGCTCTGGCAGTTTTCCGATCCCTATATGCGCGTGCCGCAACTGGTGGTCGGCGAGCAGAAGGGCGCCGGCGCGGTGGAGCTGGAAAAGCTCGACAGCCAGACCCGCGTAGCAGTGCGCATGCCCAGTGCGGTGGCGGACTACCTGCGCGCGACCTATTCCAACCTCAATCTGCAGGGCGTGCCCCTGGAACGCCAGGCCCTGCAATTGTTGCTCAGCCAGCAGGCGCGTTATGCGGTGATCGATGAGGCGCAGCTCAGTCGTTTGTCTGCGGAGCCGGAGTTCGCCGACCTGGCGGTGGTGGGCGATATCGGCCTGCCGCAACTGCTGCGGGTGGCTACCCGACGCGACTGGCCCGAGCTTGCGGATATCGTGCAGCGCGCCTTGCACGGTATTGCCGCCAAGGACCTGGAGCAGTTGCACAATCGCTGGCTACAACCCAAGTATCCGCGGCTGAGCGAGTCCCGTGGCTTCTGGCAGAACCTCAGCCTGCTGCTGGCCGTGCTGCTGTTGGCGAGTATCGCCATCGTTGTCTGGCAGCGTCGTCAGCAACAGGCGCTCGAGCAGCGGCTGTTGACCACCCGCGAGGACCTGGCCCGGCGCGAGGCCAGTGAAGAAGCCTTGCGCCTGACCCAGTTTTCCATCGACCAGAGCACGGTGGGCATTCTCTGGGTCAACTGGGACAGCCATGTGCGCTACGCCAACCGTGCGGCCGAAAGCATGCTGGGCTATACGTCGGGGGCGGTGGTCGACCGGCCGTTGATCGACTTCGAACCCAACCTGAACATGGATCGCTGGCTTGGCCTGTGGAAGCGGGCGCGGGCCAGCGAGGAAGCGCTGCCTAGCTTCGAGACCCAGTGTGTCCGCGCCGACGGCAGCATCCTGCCGGCCGATGTGTCGCTGAGCTTTCTGCGCTTTCGCGATGGCGAGTACCTGGTGGTTTACCTCAATGACGTTACCGAGCGCCGTCGCGCCCTGGCCGCCCTGCAGGAAAGCGAAGCACGGTTGCAAGGGATAGCCGCCAATGTGCCGGGGCTGGTGTTCCGCCTGGAACGGGCACCGGTGACCGGGCAGATCGATTTCGCCTACATCAGCGAAGGCAGCGAGAGCCTGGTGGGTTACTCCCCGGCGACCCTCAGCCACCGCGACATAGGGCTGCGCAGCCTGGTGCACCCGGAGGACCGGGCCAGTTATCACCAGACCCAGGACCATGCCCTGGACACCGACAGCGACTGGTCCTGGCAGGGGCGGATCCTGACCCGGCAGGGCGAACAGCGCTGGGCGGAAATCAAGGCCATCACCCGCCAGCTCGAGGACGGTGCCTATGTCTGGGATGGCATCGTATGGGACATCAGCGAAAGCAAACGCATCGAACTGGAGCTGGCCAGTTCCCGGGAGCAACTGCGCGAGCTGTCGGCGCATCTGGAAAGCGTGCGCGAAGAGGAAAAGGCCCGCATCGCTCGGGAAGTGCACGATGAGTTGGGGCAGATGCTCACGGTGCTCAAGCTGGAGACCTCGATGTGCGAGCTGGCCTACGCGCAACTCGATCCGGGGTTGCACGAGCGCCTGAACAGTATGAAGCGCCTGATCGCCCAACTGTTCCAGCTGGTGCGGGATGTGGCCACGGCCTTGCGCCCGCCGATTCTCGATGCCGGGATCGCGTCGGCCATCGAGTGGCAGGCGCGGCGTTTCGAGGCGCGCACGCAGATTCCTTGCTTGGTGCAGGTACCGGACAATCTGCCGGTGCTCAGCGACGCCAAGGCCATCGGCCTGTTCCGCATCCTCCAGGAGGCGCTGACCAACGTGATGCGCCATGCGCAGGCGCATACTGTCGAACTGACCCTGAGCCTCGAGCGCAACCAGCTATGCATGACCATCAGCGATGATGGCCAGGGTTTTGTGGTCGAGGCCGGGCGGCCGACGTCCTTCGGGCTGGTGGGCATGCGCGAGCGGGTGCTGATCATGGGCGGTAGCCTGACCCTGGACAGTCAGCTGGGCGAGGGCACCACCCTGAGCGTTACTGTGCCGCTGGATCTGTAG
- a CDS encoding alpha/beta hydrolase family protein — MPLVHRSALPALCLSLILPCAFSVEAADPQPAPAEQAAAEKPAERQPLLERSQEDAAALERVVPAGEQQSLQAGSESFLALWKPANTSDPKGAVIIIPGAGETADWPQAIGPLRNRLPDADWSSLSLTLPDLQSDAAQPRIVEAEPAPATADTSSKDAATAAPKPIEQAAGGEAEIADRAVVESSEEQAKADAERIFARIDAAVTYAQQQNARSIVLLGHGSGAYWATRYLSEKQPPEIQKLVLVAAQTPSIGKPGLAELTPTLKLATADFFYKDNAQARKSALERLQASKRLKNANFTQVSLNALPGNSTAENEQLFRRVRGWLSPQPAQD, encoded by the coding sequence ATGCCCCTTGTCCACCGCTCGGCACTGCCCGCATTGTGCCTGTCGCTGATCTTGCCTTGTGCCTTTTCGGTCGAGGCGGCCGATCCGCAACCCGCCCCAGCAGAACAGGCTGCCGCGGAAAAACCGGCCGAACGCCAGCCGCTCCTTGAGCGTAGCCAGGAAGATGCCGCGGCCCTCGAACGCGTCGTGCCAGCCGGCGAACAACAGTCACTGCAAGCCGGCAGCGAGAGCTTTCTGGCCCTGTGGAAACCGGCCAACACCAGCGACCCCAAGGGCGCGGTGATTATCATCCCCGGCGCAGGCGAAACCGCCGACTGGCCTCAGGCAATCGGCCCTTTACGCAACAGATTGCCGGATGCCGACTGGAGCAGCCTGAGCCTGACCTTGCCCGACCTGCAGAGCGATGCGGCGCAACCGCGCATCGTCGAGGCCGAACCTGCGCCCGCGACCGCCGACACTAGCAGCAAAGATGCCGCCACGGCAGCGCCCAAACCGATAGAACAGGCTGCCGGCGGTGAAGCCGAGATTGCCGATCGCGCGGTGGTGGAGAGCAGCGAAGAACAGGCCAAGGCCGACGCCGAGCGAATCTTTGCCCGCATCGACGCCGCGGTGACCTACGCCCAACAGCAGAACGCCCGCAGCATTGTGTTGCTAGGTCACGGCAGCGGCGCCTACTGGGCCACGCGCTACCTGAGCGAAAAACAACCGCCGGAGATTCAAAAGCTGGTACTGGTGGCCGCCCAGACCCCGTCCATCGGCAAACCCGGACTGGCGGAACTGACGCCGACCCTGAAGCTGGCGACCGCCGATTTTTTCTACAAGGACAACGCGCAGGCGCGCAAGAGCGCCCTGGAACGCCTACAGGCCAGCAAACGCCTGAAGAACGCCAACTTCACCCAGGTCTCGCTTAACGCTCTGCCGGGCAACAGCACGGCTGAAAACGAGCAGCTGTTCAGGCGCGTACGCGGCTGGCTGAGCCCGCAACCCGCGCAAGACTGA
- a CDS encoding TerB family tellurite resistance protein, giving the protein MLWPGTLIGAGAGFAIASIPGAMLGALLGQALDRRLQLHSWAQLRERLGGRPALRNDELLFVLLGRLAKSDGRVVDGHIQQARLEMRSLDMSEAAQRRAIAAFNRGKSGNDRLRGYLRRLAEQPYAAEGVLRACWRMVWADGRASAAERELIQLWGKWLGWTVQQVQALAADYEPSKKPLANSSGTYQEALRLLGVSATSEPSQIKRAYRRLLSRHHPDKVAGSGASPLQVRDATEKTRELHSAYALIRERRDFR; this is encoded by the coding sequence ATGTTGTGGCCAGGGACTCTGATCGGAGCCGGGGCTGGCTTTGCCATAGCCAGTATCCCGGGGGCCATGCTGGGAGCGTTGCTGGGACAGGCGCTGGACCGGCGCCTGCAACTGCATAGCTGGGCCCAGTTGCGTGAGCGGCTGGGCGGTCGACCGGCGCTGCGCAACGATGAGCTGCTGTTCGTACTCTTGGGGCGGTTGGCGAAAAGCGATGGCCGGGTGGTCGACGGGCATATCCAGCAGGCGCGCCTGGAAATGCGCTCGCTGGATATGAGCGAAGCCGCGCAGCGCCGCGCCATTGCTGCGTTCAATCGGGGCAAGTCGGGTAACGATCGGCTGCGGGGCTACCTGCGACGCCTGGCGGAGCAGCCTTATGCCGCCGAGGGTGTATTGCGTGCGTGCTGGCGGATGGTCTGGGCTGATGGCCGGGCCAGCGCCGCCGAGCGCGAGCTGATCCAGCTCTGGGGCAAGTGGCTGGGCTGGACCGTGCAGCAGGTGCAGGCGTTGGCGGCGGACTATGAGCCGAGCAAAAAACCGTTGGCCAATAGCAGTGGCACCTATCAGGAAGCATTGCGCCTGCTGGGTGTCTCCGCAACCAGCGAACCTTCGCAGATCAAGCGTGCCTATCGGCGCCTGCTCAGCCGCCATCACCCGGACAAGGTTGCCGGCAGCGGCGCAAGCCCGTTGCAGGTGCGTGACGCCACGGAGAAAACCCGCGAACTGCACAGTGCTTACGCGCTGATCCGCGAGCGCCGGGATTTTCGATAG